The Juglans microcarpa x Juglans regia isolate MS1-56 chromosome 2S, Jm3101_v1.0, whole genome shotgun sequence genome has a window encoding:
- the LOC121251993 gene encoding uncharacterized protein LOC121251993, translating to MLCYVPLQFSWSIVFSVLAGVLVVSVFHCRSISFIFAPMLIFFWASRYSGIVCLLAHFFFLLFCFCLSFFFSMDSTTRVKFTGKNYSIWAFQFEFFLMGKDLWGHIDGTDVAQTSNADKSKDVESSPSWDVLDARIMYWLLGSMESHIFTNLRHHRSAQSMWTYLKKVYHQDNDAHGDLKECIYIKPPPGLFPSSTSHVCKFRRFQLEHTIAIFEHGNLSIQDYYSAFLTLWNKYSDLVTLDVPDAALSTIQKLHETSRRDHFLMKLLPEYEYVRSSLLNKSPIPSLNICFDELLREEQHFRTQATLDQSHDNLGTVAYATQGCRLPMHSKHLSCFCCKEYGYIDANCPKKYCSYCKKKCHIFKECHIHPQNRQS from the coding sequence ATGTTGTGCTACGTCCCTCTGCAGTTTTCTTGGTCGATTGTGTTTTCGGTTTTAGCAGGGGTATTGGTGGTATCTGTTTTTCACTGCAGGTCGATTTCGTTTATTTTTGCAcctatgttgatttttttttgggcttcTCGATATTCTGGTATTGTTTGTCTTTtggcacattttttttttttgttattttgtttctgtctcagtttttttttttcaatggattCCACCACACGTGTCAAGTTTACAGGCAAAAATTATTCTATCTGGgcatttcaatttgaatttttccTCATGGGAAAAGACCTTTGGGGTCATATTGATGGCACAGATGTCGCACAAACATCCAACGCTGACAAGTCCAAAGATGTCGAGTCTTCTCCTTCTTGGGATGTGCTTGATGCTCGGATCATGTATTGGCTTCTTGGTTCAATGGAATCACATATTTTCACCAACTTGCGTCATCATCGCTCTGCTCAATCCATGTGGACTTACCTGAAGAAGGTTTATCATCAAGATAATGATGCTCATGGAGATCTTAAagagtgtatttatataaaaccaCCTCCGGGATTGTTCCCTTCTTCGACTTCGCATGTGTGTAAGTTTCGTCGCTTTCAATTAGAGCATACGATTGCCATTTTTGAACATGGCAATCTTTCCATCCAAGACTATTACTCGGCATTTCTGACTCTTTGGAATAAATATAGTGATCTAGTTACATTGGATGTTCCTGATGCCGCTCTTTCAACTATTCAGAAACTTCACGAGACTAGTCGGCGTGATCACTTTCTTATGAAACTACTCCCTGAATATGAATATGTTCGCTCCTCTCTGCTGAATAAATCTCCTATTCCTTCTcttaatatttgttttgatgAGTTACTTCGTGAAGAACAACATTTTAGAACTCAAGCTACTCTGGATCAATCTCATGACAATTTAGGAACTGTGGCTTATGCTACCCAAGGATGCAGACTACCTATGCATTCTAAACACTTGAGCTGTTTTTGCTGCAAGGAATATGGGTATATTGATGCCAATTGTCCCAAGAAATATTGTTCTTATTGCAAGAAGAAATGTCACATTTTCAAAGAATGTCATATCCATCCCCAGAATCGTCAGTCCTAA